The segment CCGGCGACCAGGCCGACGAGTGCTCCGGCGAGCGGCGCGCCCAGCGCCAGGCGCAGGTCGAGCACCGGAGTCCACTCCTTGACGGCGGCTACGCACACCACAACGGCGATGCCCAGGGCCGCGCCGACGATGCCGCCGAGCAGGCCGATGGTCGTCGACTCCAGCAGGAACTGCCCGGCGACCTGGCGCCGTGAGGCGCCCAGCGCGCGCCGCAGCCCGATCTCCCCGACCCGTTCCATCACCGTCACCAGCGTCACGTTGGCGATGCCGATCGCGCCCACCACGAGCGAGACCAGGCCGAGGACGAGGAACAGCCCGTTGACGTCGTTCTGGACACCGCTCCGGGCCTTGGACAGGTCGACGGGCGCCAGGACGGTGAGCGCGTCCTCGTGGCCGGGCGCCAGGGCGATCGGCGCCTGGCGCGCCACCTGCTTCGCCGCCCCGAGCACGGTGTTGACCAGTACCCGGGTGACGTCCCGCAGGCCCAGACGGTCCGCGGCAGTGGTCGGCGGGAGCATCACGGCGGTGGACAGCCGCTGCTCGCGCTGTATCCCGCCGAGGATGCCGATGACGGTGTACGACTGGCCCCTGAAGAAGACCGCAGGGGCGTCCTCCACCCGGTGGATGCCCAGCAGTTGCGCCGCCTGGTCGCCGAGCACCGCCACCTGGCTGTGCCGGGCCACGTCGCCGGCGTCGTAGAAGCGCCCGGCGGTGACGGTGCCGCGTACGGCGGTGGCCAGGTCGGCGGAGGCGGCGACCACCGCGAGGCTCTGGCCCGAGGTGTCGCCGGGCGCCTTGACGTCGTTGGAGCGCACCTGGACGGCGTCGGTCGCGGCGGAGTCCGCCAGGGCCGCGGCCGACTCGACGCCGGCCAGCCGGCGTACCGCGTCGGTGCCCGACCAGCCCACCAGGGGGCCGGTGTCGCCGCCGGGCGGTGCGGCCGGCACCGTCACGGTGACCGAGGTCGCGGTGAGCGCGTCGAACCGGCCGACGATCTGGTTGCCGGCGGTGGTGGCCACCCCGATGGTGATGACGAGCGTGGTGATGCCCAGCACCGTGCCCAGCGTGGTCAGCGCGGACCGTACGGGCCGGGCCAGGACCCCCGCGAGGGCCTCGGTCCACAGATCCCGGGGATCCATCCAGGGGCGCTCGCCATACGCCTCGCGTACGGGCTTCGCTGCGCGCTTCACGAGGTCTCCAGGGCGAGGCTGCCGTCGGTGATGCGGACGCGCAGCCCGGCGCGGCGGCTGACCGCCTCGTCGTGGGTGATCAGCACCAGGGTCATGCCCTGCGCGCACAGGTCGTCGAAGAGCTCCAGCACCGAGAGCGTGTTCTCGCTGTCCAGGTTGCCGGTCGGCTCGTCGCAGAGCAGCAGTGCCGGGTCGCTGATCAGCGCCCGCGCGATGGCGACGCGCTGCCGCTCCCCACCGGACAGACGGTCGGGCCTGAATCCCGACCGGTGCCCCAGCCCCACCCGCTCCAGCGCCTCGCGGGCGCGGGCAAGCCGACTGCCCCGCCCGCGCCCGGGGCGCGGCCTGCGGTACGCCTCCGCCAGCATGACGTTCTCGTCCACCGTCCGGTACGGCAGGAGGTGGAAGGCCTGGAAGACGAAGCCGATCCGGCTGCCGCGCAGCGCGGTGCGCTCCCGGTCGCCGAGCCCGGTGGTCTCCACCCCGTCCAGCCGGTACGAGCCGGCGGTGGGCCGGTCGAGCAGGCCGAGCGTGTTGAGCAGCGTCGACTTGCCCGATCCGGACGGCCCTACGATCGAAAGGTGTTCGCCGCGCCGGACCGTCAGATTCACTTCCCGTAGTGCGCGCACGGGCGGCTGGGAATCGAAGGTCCGCTCCACACCGGTGAGTTCGATGACCGTCACTTGCCCACCACCACCCGGTCGCCCTGCTTCAGCGTGCCGCCGGCCGGCTTGACCTCGACCAGTCCGGCGGCGGAGAGCCCGACGGTGACGTGTACGTCGGTGAGCCCGCCCGCGCGCTGGACCTGTACCCGGGCCTGTCCGTCGGACGAGGTGTGAA is part of the Streptomyces sp. NBC_01262 genome and harbors:
- a CDS encoding ABC transporter permease, with translation MKRAAKPVREAYGERPWMDPRDLWTEALAGVLARPVRSALTTLGTVLGITTLVITIGVATTAGNQIVGRFDALTATSVTVTVPAAPPGGDTGPLVGWSGTDAVRRLAGVESAAALADSAATDAVQVRSNDVKAPGDTSGQSLAVVAASADLATAVRGTVTAGRFYDAGDVARHSQVAVLGDQAAQLLGIHRVEDAPAVFFRGQSYTVIGILGGIQREQRLSTAVMLPPTTAADRLGLRDVTRVLVNTVLGAAKQVARQAPIALAPGHEDALTVLAPVDLSKARSGVQNDVNGLFLVLGLVSLVVGAIGIANVTLVTVMERVGEIGLRRALGASRRQVAGQFLLESTTIGLLGGIVGAALGIAVVVCVAAVKEWTPVLDLRLALGAPLAGALVGLVAGLYPSLRAARMEPVDALRAPS
- a CDS encoding ABC transporter ATP-binding protein, with protein sequence MTVIELTGVERTFDSQPPVRALREVNLTVRRGEHLSIVGPSGSGKSTLLNTLGLLDRPTAGSYRLDGVETTGLGDRERTALRGSRIGFVFQAFHLLPYRTVDENVMLAEAYRRPRPGRGRGSRLARAREALERVGLGHRSGFRPDRLSGGERQRVAIARALISDPALLLCDEPTGNLDSENTLSVLELFDDLCAQGMTLVLITHDEAVSRRAGLRVRITDGSLALETS